One part of the Polycyclovorans algicola TG408 genome encodes these proteins:
- a CDS encoding acyltransferase, with the protein MLTAPMIGVLTFALKFVVLIFWFTLMLPGVVLHLLPSRALRDRTSRYCVFIARRWVGTNRRLYRLVHPMDWEVTVEGALDPTRNYLVVSNHQSWADILILFAALHGRMPFLRFFLKDQLKYIPIIGQVCWAMEFPFMKRHSKEALAKNPALRSEDLETTRRKCEVYKRQPVALVNFLEGTRFTPAKHLAQASPYAHLLKPKSAGLAFTLNAMGEQFAGLVDVTLVYAPTREGRSRLWSWLCGEQGHACLHIAVRAIPSELMRGNYEHDVDYRARFHQWVAKLWAEKDARISGLKNPDAETAPGSSFTAI; encoded by the coding sequence GTGTTGACTGCGCCCATGATTGGCGTGCTGACCTTCGCGCTGAAGTTCGTCGTGCTGATTTTCTGGTTCACGCTGATGCTGCCTGGCGTCGTGCTGCACCTGCTGCCCAGCCGTGCGCTACGGGACCGCACCAGTCGCTATTGCGTGTTCATTGCCCGTCGCTGGGTCGGCACGAACCGACGGCTGTACCGGCTTGTGCATCCGATGGACTGGGAGGTGACGGTCGAGGGCGCGCTGGACCCGACGCGTAACTATTTGGTGGTGAGCAACCACCAGTCGTGGGCCGACATCCTGATCCTGTTTGCGGCCCTGCACGGGCGCATGCCGTTTTTGCGCTTCTTTTTGAAGGATCAGCTCAAGTACATCCCCATCATCGGGCAGGTGTGCTGGGCGATGGAATTTCCGTTCATGAAGCGCCATTCCAAAGAGGCGCTGGCCAAAAATCCTGCGCTGCGCAGCGAGGACCTCGAAACCACGCGCCGCAAGTGCGAGGTCTACAAGCGACAACCGGTTGCACTGGTGAATTTTCTTGAGGGCACGCGCTTCACGCCGGCCAAGCATCTGGCGCAGGCCTCGCCCTATGCTCACCTGCTCAAGCCCAAGAGCGCCGGGCTGGCCTTCACCCTCAATGCAATGGGCGAACAGTTCGCCGGGCTGGTGGACGTGACGCTGGTCTATGCCCCCACCCGCGAAGGTCGCAGTCGTCTGTGGAGCTGGCTTTGCGGCGAGCAGGGCCACGCGTGTCTGCATATTGCGGTGCGCGCCATTCCGTCCGAACTGATGCGTGGCAACTACGAACACGACGTCGACTACCGCGCCCGCTTCCATCAGTGGGTCGCCAAGCTGTGGGCCGAAAAGGACGCCCGTATTTCCGGCCTGAAAAACCCCGACGCTGAAACAGCGCCGGGGTCTTCGTTCACCGCCATTTAG